A single region of the Pseudomonas mandelii genome encodes:
- a CDS encoding GNAT family N-acetyltransferase encodes MRRNLAETVPAITWPVGIELIEYRPEVAQAVHHVMELGHLEGGGRVPELAIWQRRFETDPEYDPTLCFIAQDAEGIVGVAQCWTSAYIKKLMVHPRAQRRGLGRALLLHAFQVFQARREGYVDLKVLEDNLRAQRLYESAGMYVVRRELVPV; translated from the coding sequence ATGCGGCGCAACCTTGCCGAGACGGTGCCCGCAATCACGTGGCCGGTCGGCATTGAATTGATCGAGTACCGTCCCGAAGTCGCCCAAGCCGTCCATCACGTGATGGAACTGGGTCACCTGGAAGGCGGTGGTCGTGTGCCGGAATTGGCGATCTGGCAGCGACGTTTTGAAACCGATCCTGAATACGACCCCACGCTCTGCTTCATCGCTCAAGATGCCGAAGGGATCGTCGGCGTGGCGCAGTGCTGGACCAGCGCCTACATCAAGAAGTTGATGGTGCACCCACGGGCACAGCGACGCGGGCTTGGCCGCGCATTACTGCTCCACGCGTTCCAGGTGTTTCAGGCCCGCCGGGAAGGTTATGTGGATTTGAAAGTACTGGAAGACAACCTTCGGGCGCAGCGGCTGTATGAAAGCGCCGGAATGTATGTAGTCCGCCGAGAATTGGTCCCAGTCTGA
- a CDS encoding heavy metal response regulator transcription factor, which produces MRVLIIEDEEKTADYLHRGLTEQGYTVDLARDGVEGLHLALESDYAVIVLDVMLPGLDGFGVLRALRARKQTPVIMLTARERVEDRIKGLRDGADDYLGKPFSFLELVARLQALTRRSGGHEPVQVSIADLWIDLISRKATRAGTRLDLTAKEFSLLSVLARRQGEILSKTAIAEMVWDINFDSDANVVEVAIKRLRAKLDGPFDEKLLHTIRGMGYVLESRGVQ; this is translated from the coding sequence ATGCGCGTTCTGATTATCGAAGACGAAGAAAAAACCGCGGACTATCTGCACCGCGGCCTGACGGAACAGGGTTACACCGTGGACTTGGCGCGCGACGGCGTCGAAGGCCTGCACCTGGCGCTGGAAAGCGACTACGCGGTGATCGTCCTCGACGTCATGCTGCCGGGCCTCGACGGCTTCGGCGTATTGCGCGCGCTGCGTGCGCGCAAGCAAACCCCGGTGATCATGCTCACCGCCCGCGAGCGGGTCGAAGACCGCATCAAAGGCTTGCGCGACGGGGCCGACGATTACCTCGGCAAGCCGTTTTCCTTCCTCGAACTGGTGGCGCGCCTGCAAGCGCTGACCCGGCGCAGCGGCGGCCACGAACCCGTGCAAGTGAGCATCGCCGACCTGTGGATCGATTTGATCAGCCGCAAGGCCACCCGCGCCGGCACCCGCCTGGACCTGACCGCCAAGGAGTTCTCGCTGCTCAGCGTTTTGGCCCGTCGGCAAGGTGAAATCCTCTCGAAAACGGCGATTGCCGAGATGGTCTGGGACATCAATTTCGACAGCGACGCGAACGTCGTAGAAGTCGCGATCAAACGCCTGCGGGCCAAGCTCGACGGGCCGTTCGACGAAAAACTGCTGCACACGATCCGGGGCATGGGTTATGTGCTGGAGAGCCGCGGTGTCCAGTAA
- a CDS encoding chemotaxis protein CheV has protein sequence MSTTKARADSLSLLLFTLRSGKLMAINLLKVSEIIPCPPLTKLPESHPHVKGIATLRGASLSVIDLSRAIGERPLEDPNGGCLIVTDVSRSKQGLHVQAVSKIVHCLTTDIRPPPFGSGGVRSYITGVTSVDGTLVQVLDIEKVIHGIAPAQIEMAPTELSMEDAEVLGNARILVVDDSQVALQQSVHTLRNLGLQCHTARSAKEAIDCLLDLQGTAQQINLIVSDIEMSEMDGYAFTRTLRETPDFSHLYVLLHTSLDSAMNSEKARLAGANAVLTKFSSPELTRCLIEAAKAVAEQGH, from the coding sequence ATGTCCACCACCAAAGCCCGCGCAGACTCACTTTCGCTTCTGCTGTTTACCTTGCGCAGCGGCAAGCTGATGGCAATCAACCTGCTGAAAGTCAGCGAAATCATCCCCTGCCCGCCGCTGACCAAGCTGCCGGAGTCGCACCCACACGTCAAAGGCATTGCCACCCTGCGCGGCGCCTCGTTGTCGGTGATCGACCTCAGCCGCGCCATCGGCGAGCGGCCACTGGAAGACCCGAATGGTGGCTGCCTGATCGTCACCGACGTCAGCCGCTCCAAACAGGGCCTGCACGTTCAGGCCGTGAGCAAGATCGTCCACTGCCTGACCACCGACATCCGCCCGCCGCCCTTCGGCTCCGGCGGTGTGCGCTCATACATCACCGGCGTGACCTCGGTCGACGGCACCCTGGTGCAAGTGCTGGACATCGAAAAGGTCATCCACGGCATCGCCCCGGCGCAGATCGAAATGGCCCCGACCGAACTGAGCATGGAAGACGCCGAAGTGCTGGGTAACGCTCGGATCCTGGTGGTCGACGACAGCCAGGTCGCGCTGCAGCAATCGGTTCACACCTTGCGCAACCTCGGCCTGCAATGCCACACCGCCCGCAGCGCCAAGGAAGCCATCGACTGCCTGCTGGACCTGCAAGGCACGGCGCAGCAGATCAACCTGATCGTCTCGGACATCGAAATGTCGGAGATGGACGGCTACGCCTTCACCCGCACCCTGCGCGAGACGCCGGACTTCTCGCACCTTTATGTGTTGCTGCACACATCGCTGGACAGCGCGATGAACAGTGAGAAAGCGCGTCTGGCCGGGGCCAACGCGGTGCTGACCAAGTTTTCCTCACCAGAACTGACCCGGTGCCTGATCGAAGCGGCGAAGGCCGTCGCCGAACAAGGTCACTGA
- a CDS encoding DUF6124 family protein, translating into MDKLIPDPPINTTTPRDETTQAESLIKDHEAMKRALDYYLDPPERYIEKPRRPSTMFVVDPDVDSESLLAHACESLASASVMSSDFATSLEGPQRHTLMAIQQVIMLAELAVNRVLDRVEVPR; encoded by the coding sequence ATGGATAAGTTAATCCCCGATCCACCCATCAACACCACCACACCCCGCGACGAAACCACCCAGGCCGAATCGCTCATCAAAGACCACGAAGCCATGAAGCGCGCGCTCGATTACTACCTTGATCCCCCCGAGCGCTACATCGAAAAACCGCGCCGGCCGAGCACGATGTTTGTGGTCGATCCTGATGTTGATTCTGAAAGTCTGTTGGCCCATGCCTGTGAATCTTTGGCATCAGCGAGTGTGATGAGCAGTGATTTTGCGACGAGTTTGGAGGGGCCGCAGCGGCATACGCTGATGGCGATTCAGCAGGTCATCATGCTGGCGGAGTTGGCGGTGAATCGGGTGTTGGATAGGGTTGAGGTTCCCCGGTAG
- a CDS encoding YkgJ family cysteine cluster protein → MNTTFSCVGCGKCCNDHHVPLTLAEARMWAADGGQVIVLVEGFLGNGLGLPVQQREHAERRSAVVRSGTSEAYVAITFAAYNVGPCRNLDEDNLCRIYERRPLVCRIYPMEINPHIALNTAVKECPPESWEQGPDLIIGGKLVDQELAGLIQRSRQADRDDIQTKDAICGLLGIRTTALKGDGFTAYLPDMKAFAAVIDQVAAQPLAGSGSDWQFHVSGEDIAVQVQAAGAMVATEVPVNYAFISLRVA, encoded by the coding sequence ATGAATACGACATTTTCCTGCGTAGGTTGCGGCAAATGCTGCAACGACCACCACGTGCCCCTGACCCTGGCCGAAGCCCGCATGTGGGCGGCCGACGGCGGTCAGGTGATCGTGTTGGTGGAAGGTTTCCTCGGCAACGGCCTGGGCCTTCCCGTGCAGCAACGCGAACACGCCGAACGTCGCTCAGCAGTGGTTCGAAGCGGCACGTCCGAGGCTTACGTGGCGATCACTTTTGCCGCCTACAACGTCGGTCCCTGCCGGAATCTTGACGAAGACAACCTCTGCCGAATCTACGAACGCCGCCCGCTGGTGTGCCGCATCTACCCGATGGAAATCAATCCGCACATTGCGCTGAACACCGCAGTGAAAGAATGCCCGCCCGAATCGTGGGAACAGGGGCCGGACTTGATCATCGGGGGTAAGTTGGTGGATCAGGAACTCGCGGGATTGATCCAGCGTTCGCGTCAGGCGGATCGCGATGACATTCAGACCAAGGATGCGATTTGCGGGCTGCTGGGGATTCGGACGACAGCGTTGAAGGGGGATGGATTTACGGCTTATCTGCCGGATATGAAGGCGTTTGCCGCGGTCATCGACCAGGTTGCCGCGCAGCCGCTGGCGGGCTCAGGCAGTGATTGGCAGTTTCATGTGTCAGGGGAAGATATCGCCGTGCAAGTGCAGGCGGCCGGGGCGATGGTGGCGACGGAAGTGCCGGTGAACTATGCGTTTATTTCGTTGCGGGTGGCTTGA
- a CDS encoding multidrug efflux RND transporter permease subunit, translating to MKGHGSVSAWCIDHPVATILLTFALVLLGVIAFPRLPIAPLPEAEFPTIQVAAQLPGASPETMASSVATPLEVQFSAIPGVTQMTSSSALGSTNLTLQFTLDKSIDTAAQEVQAAINTAAGKLPKDMPNLPTWRKVNPADSPVLILSINSTLMPGTELSDLVETLLSRQISQIDGVGQINITGQQRPAIRVQVSADKLAAIGLTLADIRLAIQQTSLNLAKGALYGESSISTLSTNDQLFHPEEYNQLIVSYKDGAPVHLKDVAKVVNGSENAYVQAWAGDQPGVNLVISRQPGANIVETVDRIQAALPGLEAMLPASVQVKVLVDRTQTIRASLHEVEITLLIAIMLVVAVMALFLRQWSATLIVSAVLGVSLVASFALMYIMGFSLNNLTLVAIVVAVGFVVDDAIVVVENIHRHLEAGDGMREAAIKGAGEIGFTVVSISFSLVAAFIPLLFMGGVVGRLFKEFALTATSTIMISVVVSLTLAPTLAALFMRAPVHHAHSKPTFGERLLTGYEKLLRRALAHQRLMIGVFFLSLGLAVAGYIFIPKGFFPVQDTGFVLGTTEAAADISYGDMVKKHLAMAEIVAADPAVAAFSHSVGVSGSNQTIANGRFWISLKKRGDRDVSASQFIDRIRPKLMKVPGIVLYLRAGQDINLSSGPSRAQYQYVLKSNDGATLSTWTQRLTEKLRANPAFRDISNDLQLGGSITHISIDRSAAARFGLTASDVDEALYDAFGQRQINEFQTQINQYNVILELDTQQRGKAASLNYFYLRSPLSGEMVPLSALATFDAPTVGPLSIAHDGMFPAANLSFNLAPGVALGDAVIMLNQAKADIGMPAAMSGNFQGAAQAFQSSLASQPWLILAALVAVYIILGVLYESFVHPLTIISTLPSAGLGAVIMLWICGQDFSIMALIGLVLLIGIVKKNGILMIDFALDAQRNRGLPPEEAIYQACITRFRPIIMTTLAALLGALPLMLGYGTGAELRQPLGIAVVGGLLVSQALTLFTTPVIYLWLERLFHKPKPAPMPALATTD from the coding sequence ATGAAGGGCCACGGTTCTGTCTCAGCCTGGTGCATCGATCATCCGGTGGCGACGATCCTGCTGACCTTTGCCCTGGTGTTGCTCGGCGTCATCGCCTTCCCGCGCCTGCCGATTGCGCCGCTGCCGGAAGCCGAATTCCCGACCATTCAAGTCGCCGCACAATTGCCCGGCGCCAGCCCCGAAACCATGGCGTCGTCGGTGGCCACGCCGCTTGAAGTGCAGTTCAGCGCCATCCCCGGCGTGACCCAGATGACCTCGAGCAGCGCCTTGGGCTCGACCAACCTGACCCTGCAATTCACCCTCGACAAAAGCATCGACACCGCCGCCCAGGAAGTGCAGGCCGCAATCAACACCGCCGCCGGCAAGCTGCCCAAGGACATGCCGAACCTGCCGACGTGGCGCAAGGTCAACCCGGCCGACAGCCCGGTGCTGATTCTCAGCATCAACTCAACCTTGATGCCCGGCACCGAACTCAGTGACTTGGTGGAAACCCTGCTCTCGCGTCAGATCAGTCAGATCGACGGCGTAGGCCAAATCAACATCACCGGCCAGCAACGTCCGGCAATCCGTGTTCAAGTCTCGGCCGACAAACTCGCGGCCATCGGCCTGACCCTGGCGGACATTCGGCTGGCGATCCAGCAAACCAGCCTCAACCTGGCCAAAGGTGCGTTGTACGGTGAGTCGAGTATCTCGACACTGTCGACCAACGACCAATTGTTCCACCCCGAGGAATACAACCAGCTCATCGTTTCCTACAAGGACGGTGCCCCGGTTCACCTCAAGGATGTCGCTAAAGTCGTCAACGGTTCGGAAAATGCCTACGTTCAGGCGTGGGCCGGTGATCAACCCGGGGTGAACCTGGTGATTTCCCGGCAGCCGGGCGCCAACATCGTCGAAACCGTTGATCGCATCCAGGCCGCCCTGCCCGGCCTCGAAGCCATGCTGCCGGCCTCGGTGCAGGTCAAGGTGCTGGTCGACCGCACCCAGACCATCCGCGCCTCCCTGCATGAAGTGGAAATTACCCTGCTGATCGCGATCATGCTGGTGGTGGCGGTGATGGCGCTGTTCCTGCGCCAATGGTCGGCGACCCTGATTGTGTCCGCCGTACTGGGCGTGTCGCTGGTCGCCAGTTTCGCCCTGATGTACATCATGGGTTTCAGCCTGAACAACCTGACGCTGGTGGCAATCGTGGTGGCCGTGGGGTTTGTGGTCGACGATGCGATTGTGGTGGTGGAGAACATTCACCGCCACCTGGAAGCCGGCGACGGCATGCGCGAGGCGGCGATCAAGGGTGCCGGCGAGATCGGTTTTACCGTGGTTTCGATCAGCTTCTCGCTGGTGGCGGCGTTCATTCCGTTGCTGTTCATGGGTGGCGTGGTCGGGCGGCTGTTCAAGGAATTCGCCCTGACCGCGACTTCGACCATCATGATTTCGGTGGTGGTGTCGCTGACGCTGGCGCCGACCCTGGCCGCGCTGTTCATGCGCGCCCCGGTGCATCACGCCCACAGCAAACCCACGTTTGGCGAACGCTTGCTGACAGGTTATGAAAAACTGCTGCGCCGTGCCCTCGCCCACCAGAGACTGATGATCGGGGTTTTCTTTCTGTCACTGGGCCTGGCGGTGGCCGGTTACATCTTTATTCCCAAGGGGTTCTTCCCGGTGCAGGACACCGGTTTTGTCCTCGGCACCACCGAAGCCGCCGCCGATATTTCCTACGGCGACATGGTGAAAAAACACCTGGCGATGGCCGAAATCGTCGCCGCAGACCCAGCGGTTGCGGCGTTTTCCCACTCGGTCGGGGTCTCGGGCAGTAACCAGACCATCGCCAATGGCCGCTTCTGGATTTCCCTGAAAAAACGCGGCGACCGCGACGTCTCGGCCAGCCAGTTCATCGACCGGATCCGTCCGAAACTGATGAAAGTCCCGGGCATCGTGCTCTATCTGCGCGCCGGCCAGGACATCAACCTCAGCTCCGGCCCGAGTCGCGCCCAGTATCAATACGTGCTCAAGAGCAACGACGGCGCAACGCTCAGCACCTGGACCCAACGCCTGACCGAAAAACTGCGCGCCAACCCGGCGTTCCGCGACATTTCCAACGACCTGCAACTGGGCGGCAGCATCACCCACATCAGCATTGACCGCAGCGCCGCCGCGCGTTTCGGCCTGACCGCCAGTGATGTCGATGAAGCGCTGTACGATGCGTTCGGCCAACGGCAGATCAATGAATTCCAGACCCAGATCAACCAGTACAACGTGATCCTGGAACTGGACACCCAGCAACGCGGCAAGGCCGCAAGCCTCAATTATTTCTACCTGCGCTCGCCGCTGAGCGGGGAAATGGTGCCGTTGTCGGCCCTGGCGACATTCGATGCGCCAACGGTTGGCCCGTTGTCTATTGCTCACGACGGCATGTTCCCGGCCGCCAACTTGTCGTTCAACCTGGCGCCCGGCGTGGCGTTGGGCGATGCGGTGATCATGCTCAATCAGGCCAAGGCCGACATCGGCATGCCGGCCGCCATGAGCGGCAACTTCCAGGGCGCGGCGCAAGCGTTCCAGAGTTCGCTGGCCAGCCAGCCGTGGTTGATCCTGGCGGCGCTGGTGGCGGTGTATATCATTCTCGGCGTGCTCTACGAGAGCTTCGTCCATCCGTTGACCATTATTTCAACGCTGCCATCGGCGGGGCTTGGCGCCGTGATAATGCTGTGGATCTGCGGCCAGGACTTTTCGATCATGGCGCTGATCGGGCTGGTGTTGCTGATCGGCATCGTCAAGAAAAACGGCATCCTGATGATCGACTTCGCTCTCGATGCCCAGCGCAATCGTGGCTTGCCGCCGGAAGAGGCGATTTACCAGGCCTGTATCACGCGGTTCCGGCCGATCATCATGACCACCCTCGCCGCCCTGCTCGGCGCCCTGCCGTTGATGCTCGGCTACGGCACCGGCGCCGAACTGCGCCAGCCATTGGGCATCGCGGTGGTCGGCGGCTTGCTGGTGAGCCAGGCGCTGACGCTGTTTACCACTCCGGTCATATACTTGTGGCTTGAGCGGCTTTTCCATAAGCCCAAACCCGCACCGATGCCGGCGCTGGCAACCACAGACTGA
- a CDS encoding efflux RND transporter periplasmic adaptor subunit → MRTQKKTALIAGLLIALAASGAWYATKPATAKLAAPTAIPVRVISVTEKDVPRYVTGIGSVLSLHSVVVRPQIDGILTKILVKEGQLVKQGDLLATIDDRSIRASLDQARAQLGESQAQLQVALVNLKRYKLLSVDDGVSKQTYDQQQALVNQLKATAQGNQASIDAAQVQLSYTQIRSPVTGRVGIRTVDEGNFLRMTDTLGLFTVTQIDPIAVEFSLPQQMLPTLQGLIGDPERAQVKAYIGADTDGETGNLLGEGHLTLIDNQINANTGTIRAKAEFTNPGQKLWPGLLVTVKIQTALDKDALVVPPTVVQRGLDQHFVYRVNGDKVETVTVQMVYQGSGQDIIKGVKPGDVLVSDGQSRLKPGSTVQVMTEPPQVVQSESKP, encoded by the coding sequence ATGCGAACCCAGAAAAAAACCGCCTTGATCGCAGGCCTGCTGATCGCCCTGGCAGCGAGTGGCGCGTGGTACGCCACCAAACCCGCCACCGCCAAACTCGCCGCGCCCACAGCGATCCCGGTTCGAGTCATCAGCGTCACCGAAAAAGACGTCCCCCGCTACGTCACCGGCATCGGCTCGGTCCTGTCCCTGCACAGCGTCGTAGTCCGCCCGCAAATCGACGGCATCCTCACCAAAATCCTGGTCAAAGAAGGCCAATTGGTGAAACAAGGCGACCTGCTCGCCACCATCGACGACCGCTCGATCCGCGCCAGCCTCGACCAGGCTCGGGCACAACTCGGCGAAAGCCAGGCGCAACTGCAAGTCGCGCTGGTCAACCTCAAGCGCTACAAACTGCTCAGCGTCGATGACGGCGTATCCAAGCAGACCTACGACCAGCAACAAGCCCTGGTCAACCAGCTCAAAGCCACCGCCCAAGGCAATCAAGCGTCAATCGACGCCGCTCAGGTGCAGCTTTCCTACACCCAGATTCGCTCCCCGGTCACCGGCCGCGTCGGTATTCGCACGGTGGACGAAGGCAACTTCCTGCGCATGACCGACACCCTGGGCCTGTTCACCGTGACCCAGATTGACCCGATCGCCGTCGAGTTTTCCCTGCCGCAACAAATGCTGCCTACCCTGCAAGGCCTGATCGGCGACCCCGAGCGCGCACAAGTGAAGGCCTATATCGGCGCCGACACCGACGGCGAAACCGGCAACCTGCTGGGCGAAGGCCACCTGACCCTGATCGACAACCAGATCAACGCCAACACCGGGACCATCCGCGCCAAGGCGGAATTCACCAATCCCGGGCAGAAGCTCTGGCCTGGCCTGCTGGTGACGGTAAAAATTCAGACAGCCCTGGATAAAGATGCGCTGGTGGTCCCGCCCACTGTCGTACAGCGTGGCCTCGATCAACATTTCGTGTACCGCGTCAACGGCGACAAGGTCGAAACCGTCACCGTACAAATGGTCTACCAAGGCAGCGGCCAGGACATCATCAAAGGCGTAAAACCGGGTGACGTGCTGGTCAGCGACGGCCAGTCGCGGCTCAAACCCGGCTCGACCGTGCAGGTAATGACCGAGCCGCCGCAAGTGGTGCAATCGGAGTCGAAGCCATGA